The Clarias gariepinus isolate MV-2021 ecotype Netherlands chromosome 20, CGAR_prim_01v2, whole genome shotgun sequence genome includes the window aaatatttaaaataatcttttaacatttttaaacaaatatattgtCCTTAATATAggctattttaaaatatatttgcatatagGTTAAATTTTATGCATGAATTAAATCTCTATAATTATATATCTATGTGACTGATTACTAAATTCAgtctgacatacagtacaactctgaaacaacaacaacatacactgAGACACAACcgtcattcaaatattttaataataaaaactttttatgccacttttttactaatttttaaCTCCATatatttgattcaatttatATAGAAATGTCTTTTCactgtaaaataatgaatttcaCTGTGAAAGATGTTTCTCACAGATCCAGTTTCCTTTAGTAGTGCATTTCTTGTCATTCCAGAAGTTCCCAGTGTCACCACTATAAAACTCAGCACAGTCCTCATCACCACCTGCATTATTCGGTTCCCCTGAAGCCCAGAACCTGAAACCCAGAGAATCAAAATCAGACTCAGATAAGTGTTCAGTTTACTTTAATTTCACACATTTAACTGAATCATCTCAGCCTTAGTTCACTGAGATGTGCATTCGGACatgacataaatatatataatataagaaaTTATCTTGGTAGGTAGTTTTCCCAGCAGGACAACAGTTTTAACATTGTTGATTGTACTCCACTTAAAATAATAGACACAGAAAGAATCTCAGCTTCTTACGCAGTAGTCAGTGGTGTACCGTCCACCCATTTccactctccctctgtctctctgtcactcAGACCAATCCAAGCCTGAATTCTGCCATTCACCTTTTGTTTACTGATGAACTCCTGTAAAGATCAACATAATAAACAAGggtttactctctctctctctctgtcacacacacacacacacacacacacacctgttcctctctgttgtttatgatcaccaggtcGGCTCCTTTGTCCATGCAGATCTGTCTGCTCTCAGTCCAGTTCTTCTCCTCATTATACATGAAATAAAGACTGCCGAAGATAAAACACTTCCCTTTGTCTGTGAATATAAATAGTAAGAATTTACAGGGATCAAAATGCATAGTTTTGATCTATTACTTGTGTACAgctataatttatttttgtaccataGGCTATATgagaaaacaaatatttgtaatatatgcATAGATTGCCCTTTATgtgtttactttattattatgtatcTTAATAAAGGTTGCTCTTAGACTTTGGCTTGGTTTTAAGAGTTGAAAATAGAGCtaacatgatattttttttgtctgtgatatataaaatattggGCTTTGATTATGCACACTGtgggttttcacacacacatatacacaaacacaaacacacacacacacacactctctctctaaaAAGAACTCTATGTGTGGACAATAAACACTTATAcagacatttatattttagaCACTGGGTGTGGAAACGGCGGCGGTACGTATATTATCTCCAGGAGGAAGGTAAGGTTTAGTGATTGGGAATTAATGTTGAGGTGATCAGTAATTAATCAGGTGTTATTACAATACAGACGAAGTTAGCTATTAGTTCTCCAGGAGAAATGTAAGACTGATTAAGTCTTAGTAGTTACAGTTGCAGTTAAGGGTAAACGAATACAAGGATGCTTACTGATTAGTTaaggaaataattatttactaGTTAATGTTAGTACTCTATGTGTTAacgaaaaattattttacatattgtaaAATGTCACCAATATTAATGAGATGCTTTTATTCTAAGACATCTGTGCAATTATATGGAGGAACATGTGAGAGGATGTGAGTTAAATCTTGATGCTCCAGTTTTTATGGATTTCCACTGTGCATATTTGACTGTTGGGTagttaaaaagtaaatgttaagtCTATTCACTTACACAAATCACCAAATGTTCTCAGGcatccatctctctccctcagtaactggtctctctctatagtcagaTTGTTGTTACCAGTCTGTAGCTGGTTATTTTCAGTAATCAGGATGTTGTATTTGATCCACAGCACTGTGATGGCAGtcagcaggagaacacacagcagcaccACACACATTGCAGTTATTCTGTAAGACCTACTCCATCTAGTGTCTCCCCCTAgaggtaaataaatatataaaaccttcacacacatacacacactttctctctctcttttatgaaggtaaaacagtagcaaaacccgagagcttgcaaattcgactgtgagaacttgtaaaattaatacttgtatttgtaagttgaaatttgtactcacagctctgatgtgaaaagctgcatctatcgaaTTGCACAactgtgttttgaattcgaagttgcagattaatagtgacaaatgtgtaaagtgtcattcacataaacaaaatgacaggcacaattgtgtactacacatttatctttgcgctttacttcagtttcgctgtacaaccacaagtcggcgctcacaacctctcagatctggcagtacaaccgcaaatcccggcgctctgacttttgctactcattttgcgatattcctgtagcaaaactcgcttgtgcacttgtaaacgcgAAGTTGAGAGAGCAGAgtcgggggcggggctggggtgggaatgaagtcattttattggtcgatgcctcaccaatgaacaacgccagccacaatgcaaacatttgtatgcatatgtatcagctattttgtttttaaacgcttggaaaatattttaatgaaatatcattagttttactggattttatataccagtaaaagcgCAGCAATGTCGTTTAATTGGTTGGCATAGACGACCACCACCACCGAAACGGCGTGAGCTGCTCTGTGTAGTCTGTGACGTCATCGCGCACAAAACGTCCCACTTTATTGGCTGCCTCCAaccaattaaatgttcattggtgaggcatcgaccaataaaatgacttcattcccaccccagccccgccccagcgtttacaagtgcacaagtgagttttgctacaggaatatcgcaaaatgagtagcaaaagtcagagcgccgggatttgaggttgtactgccagatctgagaggttgtgagcgctgacttgtggttgtacagcgaaactgaagtaaagcgcaaagataaatgtgtagtacacaattgtgcctgtcattttgtttatgtgaatgacactttacacatttgtcactattaatctgcaacttcgaattcaaaacacaggtgtgcaaatcgatagatgcagcttttcacatcagagctgtgagtataaatttcaacttacaaatacaaatattaattttacaagttctcacattcgaatttgcaagctctcgggttttgctactgttttaccttcatactctctctctctaatggaaacactgctctgtcacgattcttttcaaaggtaaattgcaggttcattttttttacgTTGCAGCAGTgatttccgttagtgtgtgctCACTTAAGTgttattagagagatttcttgttcattttctcgataaaacagtgtttctgttaatgtgtgtacGTGTATGTGAAACTCTGTCAGaattcatttttactttttttatggaTGAAGTGcaggtcatttattttatttttactttatattttgtattaattatttttatgtatttattttttggactgtggaatgaAAAAGTAAGCTTATGACAATTCTGTAGCTAATTGTTTAAGGTTTGCTAAATAATTCTGTTTCCATCCACTTTGTGCAATGCCACAGTTCTTCTGGCCACTAAACAGCCCCATATAATTGCTCCTGCTAACACCAGCATGCTTAATTACAGTGTTTTTGGTGTTGAATGTTTCACATTTACTCCTCCAAACTTACCTCTGGTGAAAGTTTTCCCATACCGGGCTTTTTCTTTGTGCATGTGGTcagtgaaaacatttttttcttggaTGCAAGCTTCTCAGTTCATTGTGATGTAGGTGTGAAGTCAGCGACCATCGGGTTGCactctaaaaaaataattctgtggccttgtaaatttcacagtaataaaaaggttattaggtaaccttaataaaatctctaaaagtcacatacataattgtttgagttagacaaatcaaaatttctgcctaaaaaaacaattattcattttgtcttaaatttacactataatttaagtttacttcactagtaaaaatcagcatttgactaactaaattatatttttaacatgcacttaatatttttcaatacatttcaatcaaaatatctgttaatggagtaattttactgattagtttcaagaactacaattataaattattccaactcaatattctttatgtttaacaacaaaaacttaaataattaagtaaattgccctgtgcaagtgctcatgggaagtctggtgtaacactagagacaagaaggctgtgagaatggacatgaagcacctggaacattctggaacattccttacaaatcctggtgagtaaacagctaacacaggttactgtaataatgactctgtctgcctgcacacacaactttatagggtgtgagttactgttctgaatcctgtcacagccgagctccagagctaacgatagctagcaacaggccagtcctacCGGGGGTTCATAGtgattttgcatgtttgttccaaccaccgaactgctcagctaaagcgcggttaatacagacacttaaaatctggtgtaaaaggaaagatttaacaccgagcagcatgttcggtttctcggtgtaaccggccgcggttgtgccgcaatatttgaatttctcccgccaaatgcggtgattttgcgcagcctaccgccactgtggcgaggatataaaactaacatgttcaaataattaatgcatttgtaacagtccacctcacacactgaaccgcgagtctgctcgttTACTTTGACACTTTAAGGAGATAACATAGACcaaagcaggtttaaacagcagaaatgaggtgcagtgtccgggttctggcactgttttatccgttactgtatgtgagtatttttaacatgattaaacactgagcacgcagcagcagatgctataaaataaatgtgctaagtactgtactagtaactaaagctatgaaatttaaaaaaaaagatttagtaaaaatataacatttctctcagaatgagaattgggagaaagtaatataaagttaaaatattgaagtgaaacattatgtatgttctgatatgtaagtaaaagaaactaaaactgattgattttgtgtgaaacatgttatatattttctatatctctttcacagcaccaacaccactaatgaagagaagttgaatagagatagaacaggaggtaaatgtcaactttttaaatgttacagaagtattaaatgtgtaaccattgagtTAAAGATAGAAATTACAACaagactattagtccaaaaagtatgtatttaaacggaagtactattttaccagtctggtagactttacagtaacagtcacacttgtacttagtTGTatatccaagatggcgccggtgaggtcggctgccgtcacgactgctccgaccaccttttctttgtttttgttctttaagttagtttacagcgttttaaaaccggcaaaattaccaccatggggtacattagttatgatagagacactcttgtttctattggtatacaatgtactcacaattcgacgtttttaactccggatccgagctggccgagtgagatcctgagggacaacaaaggacgcgacgcgaagcggcggccccgagggaaacgagccggcgtcaggaacaggctgagagcccgtgcacaccgcacacctctgcctagcatcctgctcgccaatgtccagtcactggaaaacaagctcgatgacctcagggccaggataaagttccagagagacattcgggactgcaatctcctctgcttcaccgagacatggctgaacccagcggtgccggaccacgccatccagccggccgagttcttctcggttcaccgcatggacaggacgcgggactcggggaagtcaaggggaggcggcgtgtgtttaatggtgaacagcagctggtgcaacagcgcgagcgttgttcctctcacacgctcctgcacaccaaatctggaactactgtccatcatgtgtcgtcctttttaccttcctcgggagtttacatcggtcataatcagcgccgtttatattccaccacaagcggacacagacactgccttatgcgagctgcatgaggcactcacacaacaacaaacacaacaccgggacgctgcgcttattgtggcgggggactttaatagtgccaacctcaaacgtgcagcgccaaacttttatcagcacatcacttgccccaccaggggcgaaaggacactggaccactgctatacaacggtcaaggacggctacaaggcacaatctcgtccaccgtttggtaaatccgaccacgccgccatcttcctcatgccaaaatacaaacaaaggctgaaacaggaagttccggttcagagggaggtcgcgcgctggacggaccaatcggtggccgcgttacaggacgcactcgatgacgcagactgggacatgttcaggaacagctccgatggtgacgtcagcgtgtttacggaagcggttgtgggattcatcgggaaactagcggacgataccgtagaaaaaaagactattaaaacgtttcccaaccagaagccgtgggtggataaaaccatccgcgacgctctgagatctcgcaccgctgcctacaacacgggactcgcgtcgggggacatggaaccgtacaaggctgcgtcatacagcgtccggaaggcggtgaaagaggcgaagcagcgctacgggagaaaactagagtcacaactccaacagagtgactctaggagcctgtggcagggattaaggacaataacggattataaagcaccaacatccggtatgataaacgcagacatgtctctggcagatgagctgaacactttctatgctcgcttcgagactgcagctaaggacgctagcgatgctaatgctagcggcgctaacggctgcagacaggaagtcactgccagcaccggaagcgcgttcatcatcaccgagcatgacgtgaggagagccttcaagagagtgaacaccaggaaagcagcaggaccagacggcatctcaggccgtctcctcagagcctgcgcagaccagctagcacctgtgttcactgagatattcaacatctctttatctcaggcggtgatccccacatgcttcaaagagtccatcattgttcctgtcccaaagaaacctcatcctgcttcactcaatgactatcgccctgtagccctcacttcagtagtgatgaagtgctttgaacgcctggtcagagacttcatcatctcttcactaccagacacactagacccactacagtttgcttatcgtccaaaccgttccacggacgatgcaatctctcatctcctccatacatctctcactcacctggacactcggagggggaattatgtgaaaatgctcttcatcgactacagttctgcatttaataccataattccctccacacttaccaccaagctggagcacctgggactcagctcatctatgtgtcagtggatctccaacttcctaactggcagaccacaggcagtaaggatgggcggacatgtctcagcccctctcactctcagcactggagccccccagggttgtgttctgagccccctgctgtactctctgtacacccacgactgcgtggccactaccagctccaccaccatcatcaagtttgctgacgacactgttgtggtgggcctgatcacgaacaacgatgagacggcctacctggaggaggttggaaatctggagaactggtgccagagaaacaatctcctcctgaacgtcagtaagacaaaggagctgatagtggactttagtacaaagcaggtgaggaactaccagacacccgtcatcaacaggagcccagtggagagagtggacagcttcagatacctcggtgttcacatcacgcaggacctggcatggtcctgtcacatcaacaccgtggtaaaaaaggcccggcagcgtctctaccacctcagacgcttgagagactttagactgacctccaaggtgctcaggaatttctactcctgcaccatcgagagcatcctgacgggaaatatcacgacctggttcgggaacagcaccatgcaggacagacgagctctacagagggtggtgcgatcagctgagcgcatcatccgcatcgagctccctgacctgcactcgatctacaacaagcggtgcttgaccaaggccaggaagatcgtgaaggacctcagccaccccaataacggactgtttactctgttgcggtctgggaagcgattccgctccttgaaggccaacacagagagactgaggaggagcttcttcccgcaggcgataaggtctctcaaccacaaccacaccactatgcagaactacacaatattttcataattggtcaaatctatcaatcttcttacatccatgaacactatggacaattacacgctcaccttccttcatatatacactacatgtcgtacgttacatcctggaccattgcacaaagacactttaataactttgcacacctaccttcacaactacactacattttacagttttacgtttacatcctggaccagtgcacaaagacactttaataacctctgcactaagacactttgttccatgcatatttgcacacaccgtaaagtatatttcaatttgcacagtatatttctattttgtacatcctatttctatttttatttttagttctatttttcctagtttaatttaattttgtaatttaatttctatcgtatttcttttattcatatttatttcttatttgtaaaatttaactctcttttagggtcaatggcagtcgtataatgcatttcactacatttcgtactgtgtatgtttgtgtatgtgacaaataaaatttgaatttgaatttgatattattgttccttttttaggtgccagcattatgggatggcggtgtaaactgtgtgcatttgtcgcatcatcaaaaggaattttgATCAATATCGAGTGAAGCATGATacttggtcatggatatttagtgtcctgtcttcatttagactgtcattgcttctttaagacctgagaaggtctgcacacacatttgtatggattccacagtttgcaggaaactgaagtgtgaaggtgtgcaatctttcagatgtaaaatgtgactcattagattctaatacaaaagtctactttccacgtgttaactgtataatacttgtggcagaagTATTGTTTCTGCGACTGTTTAATAAGATAAATTCAGctttttgtttatgatcttcTTACATGTCATTTGCCAAGTAAActaggttgagtttagacttcatgtcttgtcaaatttggcaaataaatgtttaattaaaatgaaaatgtatgtattgtttttttcatttagttaaaatattaagtaaatgtagcacatttgtttgttaaataatagtataattttcagtatcttctaccttccatttcaattatatctactcaattattttactcagattttcattacatttacgcaattttgtacatcattgtactaaatatagttattcaggtctacttaatttttttactgacttgtactcaattcatgaagtatattttacatgatttttatatttttatatatttactcaatataatgcagcacagttttattttttagagtggtgtgctgtaattaaagctaaaggtaattaaataaaattatgattgTTTATTATTCTCACTACACTACCTTTATTGCCCTTTTCCTTCCTCATCCCCTGCTTCTTCCTTCTTTGTAATAGCTATTTAATTAATATGGTTACATGAAACTtcctttttggattttttttctgatatgtaatttttttttctttcttaagttaaataacttattatttttttcttacaatcTGGAGTTACTA containing:
- the LOC128508504 gene encoding CD209 antigen-like protein E, which produces MNREVYANTGVTAHNTSHSDEGIYDNELNLETCWNRNNQHSTNSGGDTRWSRSYRITAMCVVLLCVLLLTAITVLWIKYNILITENNQLQTGNNNLTIERDQLLRERDGCLRTFGDLCKWCFIFGSLYFMYNEEKNWTESRQICMDKGADLVIINNREEQEFISKQKVNGRIQAWIGLSDRETEGEWKWVDGTPLTTAFWASGEPNNAGGDEDCAEFYSGDTGNFWNDKKCTTKGNWICEKHLSQ